A part of Candidatus Chromulinivoraceae bacterium genomic DNA contains:
- a CDS encoding AI-2E family transporter: MRTRIEIDTKTFVRFWLVVIGFAFAILAIYSARTALILLGIAFFLAMALNAPVTYLARYLPGKSRVAGTAVAYILVVAILAVFAFLIVPPIVQQTVKFSQTVPSLIDGATSQWHGLSDFVARYNLQPQVDSIVASLKHSASAWTSDAGRNVVLGLGSVASTLASAVLVLVLSFLMLVEGPMWLERIWGVYNDEERMKHHRQLVHRMYTVVTGYVTGQLTVSGIGATLAGLMVFILSLFIPSVPSNLALPTVAIAFTLSLIPMFGATIGGIIVALLLIFNNLTAGIIFAVYFIVYQQIENNFISPTIQSRKLELSALTVLGSVTIGLYVFGLAGGIISIPIAGCVKVLLEDYLERAKKNRQRSERPLNKLVNKLRIESE; encoded by the coding sequence ATGAGAACAAGAATAGAGATCGACACGAAAACATTTGTGCGCTTTTGGTTGGTAGTAATTGGATTTGCATTTGCAATTCTTGCCATCTATAGTGCACGGACGGCTCTCATCTTGCTTGGAATTGCCTTCTTCCTTGCAATGGCCCTTAACGCACCGGTAACATATCTTGCAAGGTACTTGCCTGGTAAAAGTCGTGTTGCAGGTACGGCTGTAGCTTATATATTAGTTGTAGCTATTCTGGCTGTGTTTGCCTTTTTGATCGTTCCACCTATCGTGCAGCAAACAGTTAAATTTAGTCAAACAGTGCCGAGTCTTATCGATGGTGCAACTTCGCAGTGGCATGGGCTAAGTGATTTCGTCGCACGCTATAACCTACAGCCACAAGTCGATAGTATAGTTGCATCTCTAAAGCATAGTGCTTCTGCCTGGACTTCTGATGCTGGACGTAATGTAGTGCTTGGTCTAGGGTCTGTTGCTTCTACGCTTGCCTCAGCAGTACTTGTACTTGTGCTTTCGTTCTTAATGCTCGTAGAGGGCCCAATGTGGCTTGAGCGTATTTGGGGTGTCTATAACGATGAAGAGCGTATGAAGCACCATCGTCAGCTCGTTCACCGCATGTATACAGTCGTAACAGGCTATGTCACTGGTCAGCTAACGGTCTCAGGCATTGGCGCGACTCTTGCTGGACTTATGGTATTTATCTTAAGTTTGTTTATTCCATCCGTTCCAAGCAACCTTGCGCTTCCGACAGTTGCCATCGCCTTTACGTTGTCTCTTATCCCTATGTTTGGTGCAACAATCGGCGGTATTATCGTGGCACTACTGCTTATATTTAATAATCTAACGGCTGGAATTATCTTTGCTGTATACTTCATCGTCTATCAACAGATCGAAAATAATTTCATTTCACCAACTATCCAGTCGCGTAAGCTAGAACTTTCCGCTCTTACGGTATTAGGCTCTGTCACGATTGGTTTGTATGTATTTGGGCTTGCCGGTGGTATTATTTCCATCCCAATCGCGGGTTGTGTCAAAGTGCTTCTGGAAGATTATTTGGAACGTGCCAAGAAGAATCGCCAAAGAAGCGAACGGCCGCTTAATAAGCTAGTTAATAAGCTCCGCATCGAATCGGAGTAA
- a CDS encoding AAA domain-containing protein yields the protein MNSLQSVIAYWRDCIKSEGALDQSFGIKNGSFAIKDRVRARLFEGKFDPFIFSPSNTDYFLEKGKTAELLIQSQSKGQDVFFGYPLLMFYDASRKENRVAPLFIIRLEVVTQSNGATLSRAEAIPSLGSAAFEKLGLNQDEIVALNTEIKAVFEANKTSKLDTVLYLLEKETHLNLIEGIHPQALSPVSTIHPYDGTVVYNKAIVYASDATVYNLHVLNDLEKLATKEDLDTSSLKYIDNLSSSSYESITPTLPFLYDEYQLRAIQHILGSDHTVVTGPPGTGKSQFIANLIINLFLQNKKVLFVSHTGEAVRVVNERINNDFANLIMQTGKKDVRQDLGRRLEAMVARYNDQQASLAEDLPFKPIEKKWKQIKREGNYIKRTSSYYKGLEWLLTQQDQLGSYPKTIRLLGKYSLDIPTQLISSLLRRRRSGHEVMKKVDKLKMQHVDMSQKYVKANYLKLILGNGLYGDLVAYVDAIQNKKFIYGHKQDDSEKYIHTALSAMNIWSCTLKSLAATFPLQPNIFDYVIFDEASQIDLSSAAPALYRAKRAVIVGDENQLSHIARITPTLEEELAKKHQMNSQRFYPALVRYTDTSLFSSAKKALKEPEQELKNHYRSNALIANLFSSVFYGGKLKIREPEMTLPEDIAPGVYWVDVEGATYKHKTGSKYNRREVSYILEIIERLLPVANEQGLTIGIATPYSKQRDIIVEELAKRFSVEELRNVRTLTVHKFQGSEVDILLFSVVVAKDGDGGSDFWYVKNKQILNVAISRAKQLLLIVGDNKFALKSSSKLKDIAEYCSHVSDSDHKNTPNRPMNIFEKQLLHLLKNTVPTEFTIEPQYVVDGRFTVDFAIINDIKKVAIELDGSQHEIVGGLPVFEDTRRDAYLNKNSWDVLRVPVHKLISDPREIELNVLQTLS from the coding sequence ATGAATTCTCTACAATCAGTGATAGCTTATTGGCGCGACTGCATTAAATCCGAAGGTGCGCTCGATCAGAGCTTCGGCATTAAAAATGGCTCATTCGCCATAAAAGATCGGGTCCGCGCACGATTATTCGAAGGGAAATTTGATCCTTTTATTTTTAGTCCTAGCAATACAGATTACTTTTTAGAAAAAGGGAAGACCGCTGAACTTCTCATTCAATCTCAGTCTAAGGGTCAAGACGTCTTCTTTGGATATCCTCTGTTAATGTTTTACGATGCTAGTAGAAAAGAAAATCGAGTTGCTCCTCTTTTTATCATACGACTTGAGGTAGTCACACAATCTAACGGCGCTACTCTTTCACGTGCCGAAGCAATACCGTCTCTTGGAAGTGCTGCGTTTGAGAAATTAGGCCTTAATCAAGACGAGATAGTAGCACTCAATACGGAGATTAAGGCCGTCTTTGAGGCAAACAAGACTTCAAAACTTGATACCGTTTTGTATCTATTAGAGAAAGAAACCCATTTGAACCTTATAGAGGGAATACACCCGCAAGCGCTCTCACCAGTCTCAACCATACACCCATACGACGGAACCGTTGTTTACAACAAAGCCATAGTCTATGCAAGTGATGCCACAGTCTACAATCTCCACGTTCTTAACGATCTCGAAAAACTTGCAACCAAAGAAGATTTAGACACAAGTTCACTAAAATATATTGATAATCTAAGCTCCAGTAGTTACGAAAGTATAACGCCCACACTCCCTTTTCTATATGATGAGTATCAATTACGAGCCATCCAACACATTCTCGGTAGCGATCACACCGTCGTAACGGGACCACCCGGTACCGGAAAAAGCCAATTCATCGCCAATTTAATTATTAATTTGTTTCTGCAAAATAAAAAGGTACTCTTCGTAAGTCATACGGGCGAAGCAGTTCGAGTGGTCAACGAGCGTATCAATAACGATTTTGCTAACCTCATAATGCAGACCGGTAAAAAAGATGTCCGACAAGACTTGGGCCGCCGACTTGAAGCGATGGTGGCACGGTATAACGACCAACAGGCGTCACTTGCCGAAGATCTTCCATTTAAACCGATTGAGAAGAAGTGGAAACAGATCAAAAGAGAAGGTAACTACATCAAGCGCACTAGTTCTTACTATAAGGGACTCGAGTGGTTGTTAACGCAACAAGACCAGCTAGGTTCGTACCCGAAAACAATACGACTTTTAGGCAAATACAGCCTCGATATACCCACTCAACTAATTAGCTCCCTCTTGCGTCGTCGTCGATCTGGCCACGAGGTAATGAAAAAAGTTGACAAACTTAAAATGCAGCACGTAGACATGAGTCAGAAATATGTTAAGGCAAACTATTTAAAATTAATCCTTGGAAATGGTCTCTACGGAGATCTTGTTGCTTATGTAGACGCAATACAAAATAAAAAGTTTATATACGGACATAAGCAAGACGATAGTGAAAAATATATTCATACCGCGTTAAGTGCAATGAACATATGGTCTTGTACGCTGAAATCACTTGCGGCAACCTTTCCCCTTCAGCCAAATATATTTGACTACGTAATATTCGATGAGGCGTCGCAGATCGATCTTTCCTCGGCAGCACCTGCGCTATATCGAGCGAAGCGAGCGGTAATTGTAGGGGATGAAAACCAGCTTAGTCACATCGCACGTATCACGCCAACTCTCGAAGAAGAGCTCGCCAAGAAACATCAGATGAATAGCCAGCGTTTTTATCCTGCACTCGTACGGTACACGGACACATCTTTATTTAGTTCTGCAAAAAAAGCACTTAAGGAACCTGAACAGGAGCTAAAGAATCACTACCGGTCAAATGCACTTATAGCAAACTTATTCAGTAGTGTTTTTTATGGCGGCAAACTAAAGATTCGCGAGCCCGAGATGACTCTACCTGAGGATATCGCTCCCGGGGTATACTGGGTTGACGTTGAAGGAGCTACATACAAACATAAGACAGGTAGCAAATATAATCGCCGTGAGGTATCCTACATTCTTGAGATCATAGAACGGCTATTGCCCGTTGCCAACGAGCAAGGTCTAACTATCGGTATAGCAACACCATACTCCAAGCAACGGGATATCATTGTCGAAGAGTTAGCAAAAAGATTTTCCGTAGAAGAATTACGCAACGTTCGTACGCTTACTGTTCATAAATTCCAGGGTTCTGAAGTTGATATACTTCTCTTTTCAGTGGTAGTCGCCAAAGATGGAGATGGAGGATCTGACTTTTGGTATGTCAAGAATAAACAAATTCTGAACGTGGCCATATCAAGAGCAAAGCAGCTCTTGCTTATTGTAGGCGACAATAAATTCGCATTAAAAAGTAGTTCAAAATTGAAGGACATTGCCGAGTACTGCAGTCATGTCAGCGACAGTGATCACAAGAACACTCCCAATCGTCCAATGAATATCTTTGAGAAACAGTTATTACATCTACTCAAAAATACAGTCCCTACAGAATTTACCATTGAACCTCAATACGTAGTCGACGGTCGTTTCACGGTAGACTTCGCAATTATTAATGACATTAAAAAAGTTGCGATAGAATTGGATGGTAGTCAACATGAAATCGTAGGAGGTCTGCCTGTATTTGAAGATACTCGAAGAGATGCATATCTCAACAAGAATAGCTGGGACGTTTTAAGGGTACCCGTACATAAGCTTATCTCGGATCCGCGAGAGATAGAACTAAACGTCTTGCAAACCCTTTCTTAA
- a CDS encoding YajQ family cyclic di-GMP-binding protein encodes MATFSFDIVSEYDKAEMNNVFAGTEREIATRYDFKGTPATIEWLGDKTGFKVIGANQWQCDTILDIIRKKLAAREHSAKVLDLSKTPVESNLKTTWEIPFKQGLSQENAKAIAKQLREEVPKVKSQIQGDAVRVTSSSKDELQKVMSLLRGGDYDFPLQFINYR; translated from the coding sequence ATGGCAACATTCTCATTCGATATTGTTTCTGAGTACGATAAAGCGGAGATGAATAACGTTTTTGCCGGCACCGAACGTGAGATAGCAACACGATATGATTTTAAGGGTACGCCTGCTACAATTGAGTGGCTTGGCGATAAAACAGGGTTTAAAGTCATAGGCGCAAACCAATGGCAATGCGATACGATCCTTGATATTATCCGCAAGAAACTAGCCGCTCGTGAACACAGCGCTAAGGTTCTCGACCTATCTAAAACACCTGTCGAGAGTAATCTCAAAACGACCTGGGAAATTCCATTCAAACAAGGGCTCTCACAGGAAAATGCCAAAGCGATTGCTAAGCAATTGCGTGAAGAGGTGCCAAAGGTAAAATCTCAAATACAGGGTGACGCAGTGCGCGTAACTAGCAGCAGTAAAGATGAACTGCAAAAAGTCATGTCGTTATTGCGAGGTGGCGATTACGACTTCCCACTGCAATTTATTAATTACCGCTAG
- a CDS encoding response regulator transcription factor — protein MRILLIEDEHKIARALKKALEQESYAVDVAYDGDDGYAMATTEPYDVAIIDRMLPGQYDGLAIVKAMRTTKIHTPVLLLTAISGVKDRAEGLDSGADDYMIKPFALEELLARVRALLRRPKEQQSTILEAGDLTLNTVTYEVKREDQTIQLTGKEFALLEYLLRNQGRPLPKELIIAHVWDYDADILPNTVEVYIKYLRAKIDQPFATQLIHTVRGFGYKLQAAS, from the coding sequence ATGAGAATTTTATTGATTGAAGATGAACATAAAATTGCTCGAGCACTCAAAAAGGCTCTAGAGCAAGAGAGCTACGCTGTTGACGTGGCTTATGATGGCGACGACGGCTATGCAATGGCTACAACCGAACCATATGACGTTGCAATTATTGATCGTATGTTACCTGGTCAGTACGATGGCCTCGCTATTGTAAAAGCCATGCGAACCACAAAAATTCACACACCTGTACTACTCTTAACGGCTATCAGCGGAGTAAAAGACCGCGCCGAGGGCCTCGATAGTGGCGCTGATGATTACATGATAAAACCATTTGCCCTCGAAGAACTTCTTGCCCGAGTGCGTGCGCTACTTCGTCGTCCAAAAGAACAGCAATCGACTATCCTTGAGGCTGGCGATCTAACCCTTAATACCGTTACATACGAAGTTAAGCGCGAAGACCAGACAATCCAGCTAACCGGTAAAGAGTTCGCTCTTTTGGAATATCTTTTGCGAAACCAGGGGCGACCGTTACCTAAAGAGCTTATTATTGCTCACGTCTGGGATTACGACGCCGATATTCTACCAAATACTGTTGAAGTCTATATTAAATACCTCCGTGCAAAAATCGACCAACCATTTGCCACCCAGCTTATTCATACCGTCCGAGGTTTTGGTTATAAATTACAGGCGGCAAGCTAG
- a CDS encoding ABC transporter permease yields the protein MHNLGTVVRFEIARTLKKRSFWMAALAMPVILGVIGAVVYFSNKASDTQSKSLADEHYTVGVTDNSHLIAPGFLKSIGAVSFTTQTQGEQAVKSGAIDAYFYYPANVNKETVQIYGKEVGIFDDSRYQSLATLLLTQSVAAKADPSLVAILQNHVNYNATTYTNGQQDKGFLKLIAPGLFLVLFYFMIATFGNQILTSITEEKENRVIEMILATIKPTTLLVGKLLSLIVLALIQMVVILVPVIAGYFTFKNQLALPSFDLSTIPLDPLAITLGAVIFIVSYLMYTGILMTLGAAMPTAKEAGGFFGAVMALTFGPLYAAPLFVTAPDSLIVQILSYFPLTAPIPLLLRNAVGNLQLVPALISIAILIATTILAISIGVRIFRFGALEYSRKLSVREIFGRKA from the coding sequence ATGCATAATTTAGGCACTGTCGTTCGATTTGAAATTGCACGAACACTTAAGAAACGAAGCTTTTGGATGGCTGCTCTCGCCATGCCTGTTATCTTGGGTGTTATTGGCGCAGTCGTTTATTTTTCTAATAAGGCAAGCGACACTCAAAGCAAGAGCCTTGCTGACGAGCATTATACTGTCGGAGTGACAGACAACTCACATCTTATTGCTCCGGGTTTCCTAAAGTCGATAGGAGCCGTCTCATTTACAACTCAAACCCAAGGTGAGCAAGCTGTTAAGTCAGGCGCGATCGATGCATACTTCTACTACCCAGCTAACGTGAATAAAGAAACGGTGCAAATCTATGGCAAGGAAGTAGGCATCTTTGATGATAGTCGCTATCAAAGCCTTGCAACCCTCTTGCTAACACAGTCGGTTGCGGCTAAAGCCGACCCTAGCCTGGTTGCCATTCTACAGAACCACGTCAACTATAACGCAACTACCTACACTAACGGTCAACAAGATAAAGGCTTTTTGAAGCTTATTGCTCCAGGATTGTTCTTGGTATTGTTTTACTTTATGATTGCCACGTTCGGTAATCAAATTCTTACCAGTATTACTGAAGAAAAAGAGAACCGTGTCATTGAGATGATTCTTGCAACCATTAAGCCAACGACACTTCTTGTAGGTAAATTACTGTCATTAATTGTTCTGGCGCTTATTCAGATGGTGGTTATTTTAGTACCAGTCATCGCAGGCTATTTTACATTTAAAAATCAGCTCGCACTTCCAAGCTTCGATCTCTCGACCATTCCGCTTGATCCGCTTGCAATCACATTAGGAGCGGTCATTTTTATTGTCAGCTACCTTATGTATACCGGTATCTTAATGACACTCGGTGCGGCGATGCCAACTGCTAAAGAGGCTGGCGGATTCTTTGGCGCAGTCATGGCATTAACATTCGGGCCACTATACGCCGCGCCATTATTCGTAACCGCGCCGGATTCCCTCATCGTACAGATACTCAGCTACTTTCCACTTACCGCGCCTATTCCACTTCTTCTAAGAAACGCCGTTGGCAATTTGCAGCTCGTCCCTGCGCTTATATCAATCGCCATTCTAATCGCGACTACCATTCTAGCCATAAGTATTGGCGTAAGAATCTTCCGTTTTGGTGCACTTGAATACAGTCGCAAACTCAGCGTAAGAGAAATATTTGGTCGAAAAGCTTAG
- a CDS encoding ATP-binding cassette domain-containing protein, with protein MKSNPVLVSIDHFRMNFGKTTVIKDLSFNVRKGETFGFLGSNGSGKTTTIRALLGIYLPTDGILTINGAPYTVDGDVKLGYLPEERGLYKKERVLDTMTYFGRLKGLSHSAAEQWSLTYLKRVELLDKATTRLDKLSGGQQQKVQLGIAVMNEPDLLILDEPTKGLDPVNRRLLMSIVEEHQQKGATVIFVTHQMEEVERLCDRILLLKDGESRLYGTIDEVKEQFGGKILEIVSDQTVPANDKLYTIQRKEGKVTTLEPKGDLLAIQRSLTTAGVACVRFELKRPSLDDIFVDIYGAAAKEEGYHA; from the coding sequence ATGAAAAGTAATCCGGTTCTTGTTAGTATTGACCATTTTCGTATGAATTTTGGTAAAACCACCGTTATTAAAGATTTATCGTTCAATGTTCGAAAAGGTGAAACATTTGGCTTTTTAGGTAGTAATGGGTCTGGTAAGACAACTACTATTCGAGCTTTGCTTGGTATTTATTTACCGACCGACGGCATACTAACAATCAATGGAGCACCTTATACAGTAGACGGTGATGTTAAGCTTGGCTATCTTCCCGAGGAGCGCGGACTCTACAAAAAAGAAAGGGTCCTCGATACAATGACCTACTTTGGACGATTGAAGGGTTTGTCACATAGCGCGGCAGAGCAATGGTCGCTAACCTACCTGAAAAGAGTTGAACTCCTCGACAAAGCTACGACTCGTCTTGATAAGCTTTCTGGCGGACAGCAACAGAAAGTACAACTCGGCATCGCGGTTATGAACGAACCGGATCTACTTATTTTGGACGAGCCAACTAAAGGCCTCGATCCTGTAAACCGACGCCTTCTGATGAGCATCGTTGAGGAGCATCAACAAAAAGGCGCGACCGTTATTTTTGTTACTCACCAAATGGAAGAAGTTGAACGACTTTGCGACCGTATTTTGCTACTAAAAGACGGTGAAAGCAGACTCTACGGCACGATCGATGAAGTAAAGGAACAATTTGGCGGTAAAATACTCGAGATCGTATCCGATCAAACGGTACCTGCTAATGACAAGCTCTACACCATTCAGCGTAAAGAAGGTAAGGTAACGACTCTAGAGCCGAAAGGTGATCTCCTTGCTATTCAGCGATCACTTACCACAGCGGGAGTAGCTTGTGTTCGCTTTGAACTTAAGCGCCCATCGCTGGATGACATTTTTGTAGATATTTACGGAGCAGCCGCAAAAGAGGAGGGCTACCATGCATAA
- a CDS encoding NAD(P)H-dependent oxidoreductase, which produces MHQPLTIAVLAGTTRKQRRSIHAAHFVAEFGRQLEGIEIIFVDPTELHLEGDGNDPEGKDPRYTEITKKADAFFVVTPEYNHSFPGSLKRMLDSELANYNHKPVAFAGVSDGNWGGTRAVESLVPAVRETGLVVMSWDVYFPYVQNIFNETTGEIQPDFSERYKTSLGKLYKELIWFADMLKTAREKKEA; this is translated from the coding sequence ATGCATCAACCACTCACGATAGCTGTTCTAGCCGGCACCACCCGTAAACAGCGCCGATCAATCCACGCAGCACACTTTGTAGCTGAATTTGGTCGCCAACTAGAAGGCATTGAAATCATATTCGTTGATCCAACCGAACTCCATCTTGAAGGTGACGGCAACGACCCCGAGGGCAAAGATCCTCGCTATACAGAGATAACGAAAAAAGCCGATGCATTTTTTGTGGTAACACCAGAATATAATCACAGTTTTCCAGGTAGTCTCAAGCGTATGCTCGACAGCGAGCTCGCTAATTACAACCACAAACCTGTCGCATTTGCAGGTGTAAGCGACGGAAACTGGGGAGGCACGCGAGCCGTTGAGTCTCTTGTGCCTGCCGTTCGCGAGACGGGACTTGTTGTTATGAGCTGGGATGTGTACTTTCCTTATGTGCAAAACATTTTTAATGAGACGACGGGTGAGATCCAACCTGATTTTTCGGAGCGCTACAAAACTTCACTGGGAAAACTATACAAAGAACTCATTTGGTTTGCCGACATGTTAAAAACAGCACGCGAAAAAAAGGAGGCGTAA
- a CDS encoding ATP-binding protein produces MFKSATLKLTSWYLAILIAISLLFSVVIYSIASNEVGARINDVQNSPRFSYVVNHTMLDNFRDVQVRQANASLITSLVVTNICIWIAGGIGSYYLARRTLTPIEEAHEAQSRFTSDASHELRTPLASMKTEIEVALRDPALKKEEMRELLESNLEEVNKLTNLSHMLLQLSRLDHDNIEQGKVILPMAIQPIVERLSKKDGNRIEFTSGKSRPVIASSTHVDELLTILLDNALKYSPEGSKVIVTLLNQKDTAGFSVSNEGEGIPANILPHIFDRFYRADQSRTSGEKKGYGLGLALAKKIVELNKGELAVSSAPEQVTTFRVLLPIFSSDKAKNQK; encoded by the coding sequence GTGTTTAAATCCGCCACTCTTAAACTTACAAGCTGGTATTTAGCTATTCTTATAGCAATCAGCTTGTTATTTAGTGTGGTGATTTATTCTATCGCCTCAAATGAAGTAGGCGCACGTATTAACGATGTTCAAAACTCTCCAAGATTTAGTTATGTCGTCAACCATACAATGCTCGACAATTTTAGGGACGTACAAGTACGGCAGGCGAATGCAAGCCTCATAACCTCACTTGTTGTTACTAATATCTGTATCTGGATTGCCGGAGGTATAGGTAGCTACTATTTAGCCAGGCGAACCCTAACTCCCATTGAAGAGGCTCACGAAGCCCAATCTCGCTTTACAAGCGACGCCAGTCACGAACTCCGCACGCCACTTGCTAGTATGAAGACCGAGATCGAGGTTGCGCTACGTGACCCAGCACTTAAAAAAGAGGAGATGCGGGAACTGCTTGAAAGCAACCTTGAAGAGGTAAATAAGCTCACCAACCTCTCGCACATGCTCTTACAGCTTTCACGACTTGATCATGACAATATCGAACAGGGGAAAGTTATTCTTCCTATGGCCATTCAGCCGATTGTCGAAAGACTCAGTAAAAAGGACGGTAACCGCATAGAGTTTACGAGTGGCAAATCACGTCCTGTCATAGCGTCATCCACCCATGTTGATGAACTACTGACGATTCTGCTCGACAACGCACTCAAGTACAGTCCTGAAGGCTCTAAGGTCATCGTTACTCTTCTTAACCAAAAAGACACTGCTGGTTTTTCAGTTAGTAATGAAGGTGAGGGCATTCCTGCCAATATACTGCCTCATATTTTTGATCGTTTTTATCGTGCTGATCAGTCACGCACAAGTGGTGAGAAAAAAGGCTACGGCCTTGGACTTGCTTTAGCAAAAAAGATCGTTGAACTTAATAAAGGTGAGCTGGCGGTTAGTAGCGCACCTGAACAGGTGACTACCTTCCGCGTCTTACTGCCAATCTTCAGCTCTGATAAAGCAAAAAATCAGAAATAG
- a CDS encoding helix-turn-helix domain-containing protein, whose product METATKPVGCVQAATDILGDKWTPLLLRYFLNEETVRFCQLQDLTGGINPRTLSARLTSLEQAEIIEKLPASGSRCDYKLTEKGQGLLPILHSMEEWGEKYAPTSL is encoded by the coding sequence ATGGAAACGGCAACAAAACCCGTTGGTTGCGTTCAAGCAGCAACAGATATACTTGGCGACAAATGGACACCACTTCTTTTGCGATACTTTTTAAACGAAGAAACGGTACGATTTTGCCAGCTGCAAGATCTGACCGGTGGTATTAACCCTCGCACACTTTCTGCTCGACTTACATCACTAGAGCAAGCAGAAATCATTGAAAAACTTCCTGCAAGTGGTTCGCGTTGTGATTACAAGCTGACCGAAAAAGGGCAAGGATTACTCCCAATCTTGCACAGTATGGAAGAGTGGGGTGAGAAATACGCTCCCACCAGTCTTTAA
- a CDS encoding glycoside hydrolase family 3 N-terminal domain-containing protein encodes MRRAWIIMSVLVLLAATSLWYWYGHQTEQKPNPSVVQGTKQPQPTPPSLVDMRLSQMSLRDKVASLLITNVSGTDAGLLGQYADTNKLGGAILMGENIPATDTQLKAETAALRGGDVQFPRLVTTDEEGGTVKRLPGDMFPSGLNLKNKTSANVQTAFDERSTMVQSVGITLNFGIIADVTSNPNSFIYERTLGITPEVAADHVAAAVEGSKGKTLSTLKHFPGHGETIDNSHIIIPTINVSYTDWQMKDKIPFAAGIAAGADVVMVGHLRYATVDDQPASLSKKWHDILRNELGFKGLIVTDAMGMLQNSGESIYQDPVQNAVAALNAGNTMLLYVFDTTTRIDPNILIDGIVAAVKNDTLNEALITSDARLALTTRAESASLVK; translated from the coding sequence ATGAGACGAGCATGGATAATTATGAGTGTTCTTGTCCTGCTTGCAGCTACGTCTTTATGGTATTGGTATGGTCACCAAACTGAACAAAAACCTAACCCTTCGGTTGTGCAGGGCACAAAACAGCCTCAACCCACTCCGCCCTCTCTTGTTGACATGCGTCTCTCGCAAATGTCACTTCGTGATAAAGTGGCAAGCCTTCTTATAACGAACGTATCAGGAACTGACGCTGGCCTACTTGGGCAATATGCGGACACTAACAAACTCGGCGGAGCTATTTTAATGGGCGAGAACATTCCCGCGACAGATACGCAACTTAAAGCGGAAACGGCCGCTCTACGTGGAGGTGATGTGCAGTTTCCACGGCTGGTAACAACTGATGAAGAGGGCGGAACAGTTAAGCGCCTACCGGGTGATATGTTTCCAAGCGGACTTAATCTTAAGAATAAAACATCTGCTAACGTACAAACTGCATTTGATGAGCGATCGACAATGGTACAGTCGGTGGGTATCACTCTCAACTTCGGTATTATCGCGGATGTTACGAGTAATCCAAACTCTTTTATTTATGAGCGCACTCTTGGTATAACGCCTGAAGTAGCTGCAGACCATGTGGCTGCGGCTGTGGAGGGATCAAAAGGTAAAACACTCTCTACGCTTAAGCATTTCCCTGGCCACGGTGAAACAATCGATAATTCTCACATTATAATTCCTACGATCAACGTGTCGTACACCGACTGGCAGATGAAAGATAAAATACCATTTGCAGCTGGAATTGCGGCTGGTGCAGATGTTGTGATGGTCGGTCATCTCCGTTACGCAACCGTCGATGATCAGCCAGCAAGCTTGTCTAAGAAGTGGCACGACATTCTACGAAATGAACTTGGATTCAAGGGTCTGATAGTTACCGACGCTATGGGTATGCTGCAGAATTCGGGTGAGTCTATCTATCAAGACCCTGTGCAGAATGCTGTTGCAGCGTTAAATGCTGGCAACACAATGTTGCTCTATGTTTTTGATACCACTACTCGCATCGATCCGAATATTCTTATTGATGGCATCGTGGCTGCGGTCAAAAACGACACTCTCAATGAAGCACTTATAACTAGCGATGCGCGACTCGCACTGACGACTCGAGCTGAAAGCGCTAGCTTAGTGAAGTAA